In Trichocoleus sp., the genomic stretch CGATCGCAGCAGGTGCGTCTTCACAAATGATTTCAGTAATATATCTGCAAAACTCGAGTGAATATTCCAGGGCTGGAATTCCGCTTAAGGTGCTGATCTTTTGTAAGGTTTCGGCAAGCAGCCCCGATCGCCAGGTCGATTGCCCAATTGCACAAAACTCTAATCCTTCTGCATAGACCTTCAAAGCCAAATCAGGAACCTGAAGGCAAGTCACCTGATGCCCACGGGCTTTTAGCTCCCGTCCTAGTGCAGCGATCGCATTCAAATGCCCGGAAAAAGGAGGACAGATTATTCCAAAGTGAGTCATGGCTGACTAACACCAATTTGATTGATTATTTGTTCATCAATTGGAGGGAGAAGAGGGAAACTGTTCGATATGGGCAGCCGATTGTAATCTAAGAAGTTGCGGCATCAGGTCAAGCTGCTGAGGCGTCAGGAAAACGGCTTGCTGTTCAAACTCTTTCAGCCGTAAGGCTTCGCTAACTTCTTTTAAGATGAGTTCGATGAGAGCTGAAATATCAGCTGCTTCTATCGTCTGATCGTTCTGAAAGCTTATATTCTGAAAGCCTACTTGATTGGCTTCAGTATCAATAAAAGGAACTGCTGTAAATTCTAATAGCTGGGAGTTAAGTTGCATTTGAGAACTTAACTGACCGTAAAATTCGATCGCCCCTTGTGCTTGAAACCGACATTGAATCGACTGAAGCGAAACATCCATTGGGCTAACCCGTGCTGCCTGCCACTGTTGATTAATCGATTCAAGACAAGGATCAGCGTTAATCGCATCGGCAAGCTGCTGTTCGTTAAGAGCGATCGTTAGCTGTCCTACTACGGGCTGAATGAGGATGATCTTCCCCCGCATCGCCTTTAGAGGTTTAACTGCAACTCGCCCCATGACTAATTGCAAATCTGTCACTCTTAAATTGTGCGATAACAGCAATCCCGCAATTTTGATTTGGATACCATCTGTCTCCCCACGCATCAGCCGACTCAGATCAAATTTGAGCTTAACCTCAATCCGATCGGCATCTTTAATTTGGGTTGCCAATGCCATTTCAACAAACCGATTAACTGCTT encodes the following:
- a CDS encoding LmeA family phospholipid-binding protein, with translation MQDKANLTEQAVNRFVEMALATQIKDADRIEVKLKFDLSRLMRGETDGIQIKIAGLLLSHNLRVTDLQLVMGRVAVKPLKAMRGKIILIQPVVGQLTIALNEQQLADAINADPCLESINQQWQAARVSPMDVSLQSIQCRFQAQGAIEFYGQLSSQMQLNSQLLEFTAVPFIDTEANQVGFQNISFQNDQTIEAADISALIELILKEVSEALRLKEFEQQAVFLTPQQLDLMPQLLRLQSAAHIEQFPSSPSN